A portion of the Sulfuricurvum kujiense DSM 16994 genome contains these proteins:
- a CDS encoding diguanylate cyclase — MDDEPLNISIVAEILNHEYDLLVATNGEKALQIVSLDPKPDLILLDIMMPGMNGFEVAKRLKEIPETFQIPIIFLTAKHDSESIIKGFEAGAVDFVSKPFQKEELLARIKNTLQMFNLKNALNRALEKSQKYAKTVESQMVLIDKNIIISHTDLAGKITEVSDAFCKISGYKKEQIIGKMHRVLRHPDMPASLFVKLWETISRGDTWQGEIKNRSKNGSFYWVDTLIYPIVDDLGNHIGYTSISQNITDKKRVEEISVTDQLTQLHNRMYLESSFAKEIKRAKRYHHLFAVIMIDIDHFKEVNDTYGHDVGDNVLVSISQILSENIRETDILGRWGGEEFLIICPHTSSLEAYNLAEKLRVSIETHPIDVIGYKSCSFGVSVFDLNDETFKEVLKHSDEALYVAKKSGRNRVVEYKG, encoded by the coding sequence GTGGACGATGAACCTCTAAATATTTCTATCGTTGCCGAAATCTTAAATCACGAGTATGATCTTTTGGTCGCTACCAACGGCGAAAAAGCACTCCAAATCGTCTCTCTGGACCCGAAACCGGATTTGATATTACTCGATATCATGATGCCCGGAATGAACGGTTTTGAAGTCGCGAAACGGCTGAAAGAGATCCCTGAAACCTTCCAAATTCCTATTATTTTTTTAACGGCGAAACATGACAGCGAGAGTATCATAAAGGGGTTTGAAGCGGGTGCGGTAGATTTTGTCTCCAAGCCGTTTCAAAAAGAGGAGCTTCTCGCCCGGATAAAAAATACGCTGCAGATGTTCAATTTGAAAAATGCGCTCAATCGTGCACTGGAAAAAAGCCAGAAATACGCTAAAACGGTTGAGAGCCAAATGGTTCTTATCGATAAAAACATTATTATTTCCCATACGGATTTAGCGGGAAAAATCACCGAAGTTTCCGATGCGTTTTGCAAGATATCAGGGTACAAAAAAGAGCAGATTATCGGGAAAATGCACCGTGTTTTAAGACATCCGGATATGCCGGCATCTTTGTTCGTAAAACTGTGGGAAACGATAAGCCGGGGGGATACGTGGCAGGGAGAGATCAAAAATCGGAGCAAAAACGGATCGTTTTACTGGGTTGACACGTTGATCTATCCGATTGTCGATGACTTGGGAAATCACATCGGATATACATCGATCAGTCAAAATATCACCGATAAAAAGCGGGTAGAAGAGATATCGGTAACCGATCAGCTGACGCAATTGCATAACCGGATGTATCTTGAAAGCAGTTTTGCCAAAGAGATTAAGCGGGCAAAACGCTATCATCATCTTTTTGCGGTCATCATGATTGATATTGACCATTTTAAAGAGGTAAACGATACCTACGGGCACGATGTGGGAGATAATGTTTTGGTCTCCATCTCTCAAATATTATCCGAAAATATCAGAGAGACTGACATTTTGGGGCGTTGGGGGGGAGAAGAGTTTTTAATTATTTGTCCCCATACCTCCAGTTTGGAAGCTTATAATCTGGCGGAGAAGCTGAGAGTTTCGATTGAAACACATCCGATTGACGTCATAGGATACAAAAGCTGCAGCTTCGGAGTATCGGTATTCGATTTAAACGACGAAACGTTCAAAGAGGTTTTGAAACATTCGGATGAAGCATTGTATGTAGCTAAAAAGAGCGGGCGAAACCGTGTTGTTGAATACAAAGGTTAA
- a CDS encoding HD domain-containing phosphohydrolase encodes MIYNVNLREVSYALSEALDYVGIDDTMHGKRVAFMSAEVAKKLGWSQSRIDDIIMLGMLHDCGVSSTDVHSHLVNELDWNNSQVHCLRGSSLLEKVGIYHRYAPVILYHHTHWDQFAVDIEDEIREHANLIYLTDRVDALRVQLGDASNVERHNIASVIQKYSGTMFSPELVDVYLEASSSDSFWFYMEAEALNEYFSEWIEAGKNDAVPFETLKNIAMMFASVVDAKSTFTSEHTYGVASLARYLAKNCNLPIETQEKIELSAFFHDLGKLRVADEILHKAGPLNDEERSHMNRHGFDSQMILRKIKGFQDIAKIASMHHETLDAKGYPYHLKSEQIPIEARILTVADIFQALVQDRPYRSGLNTTEAYGIILKMGDENKLDRDIIAVLSRHLDKCYDLALHPVSHLDE; translated from the coding sequence ATGATATATAACGTCAATCTGCGGGAAGTTTCCTACGCACTTTCCGAGGCGCTTGATTATGTCGGAATTGATGACACGATGCACGGTAAACGGGTCGCATTTATGTCTGCCGAAGTTGCCAAAAAACTGGGATGGAGCCAGTCTCGTATCGACGATATCATCATGTTGGGAATGCTGCATGACTGCGGAGTCTCATCGACCGACGTTCACAGCCATCTGGTCAATGAACTCGATTGGAATAATTCCCAGGTTCACTGTCTTCGCGGCTCTTCATTACTCGAAAAGGTAGGGATATATCACCGGTATGCTCCCGTCATTTTATACCATCATACCCATTGGGATCAGTTTGCGGTCGATATTGAGGATGAGATTAGAGAACATGCCAATCTGATCTATCTGACCGACCGAGTCGATGCGCTGCGTGTACAGCTAGGCGATGCGAGCAACGTTGAACGACATAACATCGCTTCGGTAATCCAAAAATACAGCGGAACGATGTTTTCGCCTGAGTTGGTGGATGTTTATCTGGAGGCTTCCTCATCCGATTCATTTTGGTTTTATATGGAAGCAGAAGCGCTGAATGAATATTTTAGCGAATGGATCGAAGCGGGAAAAAATGATGCCGTCCCCTTTGAGACACTTAAAAATATAGCGATGATGTTCGCGAGCGTCGTCGACGCCAAAAGTACATTTACCTCAGAGCACACTTACGGAGTCGCTTCGTTGGCGCGATATCTCGCAAAAAACTGCAATCTGCCGATCGAAACACAAGAAAAGATTGAGCTATCCGCATTTTTTCATGATTTGGGGAAATTGCGCGTAGCCGATGAAATACTCCACAAAGCCGGACCGTTGAATGATGAAGAGCGTTCGCATATGAACCGGCACGGATTTGATTCGCAGATGATTCTTCGAAAAATCAAAGGGTTTCAGGATATTGCCAAAATCGCTTCAATGCATCATGAAACACTTGATGCCAAAGGGTATCCCTATCATCTCAAAAGCGAACAAATCCCGATTGAGGCACGTATTCTGACCGTTGCCGACATTTTTCAGGCACTGGTGCAGGATCGTCCTTACCGCAGCGGGCTGAATACAACAGAAGCGTACGGCATCATTCTAAAAATGGGGGATGAAAACAAGCTCGACCGGGATATCATCGCTGTCCTCTCCCGGCATTTGGACAAATGCTATGATCTGGCATTGCATCCCGTTTCTCATCTCGATGAATAA
- a CDS encoding class I SAM-dependent methyltransferase: MKSDILNHFDTIAEVFNRIWYFSEEYKNFVIRHIHHDLALTSDDTLVDIGGGTGTFTRRLKDESGAIKAYCVEPSRPMCDEAEKLENITALCMDAHTFMSTEIPFSKLLLKEVIHHIDNRERFWQRVYYQLPDRGKLLIITRPQHTAFPLFTSAKAAFARNQPPYELFESQLKACGFDVISAKRSHTFTLPKEHWHEMLRHRFMSDLGIFSDEEIEEGINEIDGIYSEETIDIIDNLIFITATKQNGKPV, from the coding sequence ATGAAATCCGATATTCTGAATCACTTCGATACCATTGCCGAGGTTTTTAATCGGATCTGGTATTTTTCAGAGGAGTATAAAAACTTTGTTATCCGCCATATCCATCATGACCTCGCACTGACTTCGGACGATACCCTCGTCGATATCGGCGGTGGGACGGGAACCTTTACCCGCCGCCTGAAGGATGAGTCAGGGGCTATAAAGGCGTATTGTGTCGAACCCTCCCGCCCTATGTGCGATGAAGCGGAAAAGCTGGAAAATATTACCGCCCTTTGCATGGATGCGCACACCTTTATGTCGACCGAAATCCCTTTTTCCAAACTGCTCCTCAAAGAGGTCATTCACCATATCGATAACAGAGAACGTTTCTGGCAGAGGGTGTACTATCAGCTTCCGGATAGAGGAAAACTCCTCATCATTACCCGTCCCCAACATACTGCATTCCCCCTTTTTACTTCGGCAAAAGCCGCATTTGCACGCAACCAACCGCCGTATGAACTCTTTGAGTCCCAGCTCAAAGCGTGCGGTTTCGATGTTATAAGCGCAAAACGGAGTCATACGTTCACCCTCCCGAAAGAACACTGGCATGAGATGCTTCGCCACCGTTTTATGTCTGATTTGGGGATCTTCAGCGATGAAGAGATTGAAGAGGGGATAAACGAAATCGACGGAATCTATAGTGAAGAGACAATCGATATTATCGACAATCTCATCTTTATTACCGCAACAAAGCAGAATGGTAAACCGGTTTAA
- a CDS encoding diguanylate cyclase domain-containing protein yields the protein MLKQFSLLYIEEDETTAHAFLSEFEKFFNSVFIARSAEEGISIFEISHPDMVVTDLQLSSLDGLEFIKRLRAIESKVPIIVNSAFNDPHLLLKSIALSVNDYILKPTNTNLMLQALRKAARILSYEKSLARSHKMMQTIIDEIPDPIMYIELDMRVKMMNKAAKALGGEGLTELYPKCNKISDETSGGCSNGSHPCPINDIIKTKSPTTVRHVHTDKEGKKHHIDVHAKPIFDHDGAIVAYLEIRQDISAYLDVQKQLILETKKLTHLSMHDSLTQLPNRRLLENRINHAIEQKNRSGGGFGIFFIDLDHFKEINDSLGHLIGDELLIQIAKRIQKVIRKADTIARNGGDEFVLIIDSGASDAHYATVAEKILNLFQEPFRIDGYEINSACSIGISMFPKDGQSVETLLHHADIAMYASKKAGRQQFSFYHSYESKQIYPMIQD from the coding sequence ATGCTTAAACAATTTTCACTCCTCTACATCGAAGAAGACGAAACAACCGCCCATGCTTTTTTAAGTGAATTCGAGAAGTTTTTCAACAGTGTCTTTATCGCCCGTAGCGCTGAAGAGGGGATCAGTATTTTTGAAATTTCCCATCCCGATATGGTTGTCACCGATCTTCAGCTATCGAGTCTGGATGGCTTGGAATTCATCAAACGGTTACGTGCAATCGAATCAAAAGTTCCCATCATCGTTAACTCCGCTTTCAACGACCCCCATTTGCTCCTCAAAAGTATCGCACTGAGCGTAAACGATTATATTTTAAAGCCGACCAATACAAACCTGATGCTTCAAGCATTGAGAAAAGCGGCCCGTATTTTAAGTTATGAAAAATCGCTGGCACGCTCCCACAAGATGATGCAGACAATTATTGATGAGATTCCCGATCCGATCATGTATATTGAGCTTGATATGCGGGTGAAAATGATGAACAAAGCCGCCAAAGCACTTGGGGGAGAAGGGTTAACGGAGCTTTATCCCAAATGCAACAAGATTTCAGATGAGACCAGCGGCGGATGTTCGAACGGTTCTCACCCTTGCCCGATAAACGATATTATAAAAACGAAATCTCCTACTACCGTACGTCACGTACATACCGATAAAGAGGGGAAAAAACACCATATCGACGTCCACGCAAAACCGATTTTCGATCATGACGGGGCAATTGTCGCCTATCTTGAAATCAGACAGGATATCAGTGCCTATTTGGATGTCCAAAAGCAGTTAATCCTCGAGACCAAAAAACTCACCCATCTCTCTATGCACGATTCACTCACCCAACTGCCCAATCGTCGCCTTTTGGAAAATAGAATTAACCATGCTATCGAACAGAAAAACCGTTCCGGCGGAGGGTTTGGGATCTTTTTTATCGATTTAGACCATTTCAAAGAGATTAACGACTCGTTAGGGCATTTAATCGGCGATGAGCTTTTAATACAAATCGCTAAACGGATACAAAAAGTGATCCGTAAGGCAGATACTATAGCCCGCAACGGAGGCGATGAGTTTGTCCTCATTATCGACAGCGGAGCCTCCGATGCCCATTACGCGACGGTAGCCGAAAAAATACTAAACCTCTTTCAAGAACCTTTTCGCATCGACGGATATGAGATCAACAGTGCATGCAGTATCGGCATCAGTATGTTCCCTAAAGATGGACAAAGCGTAGAAACGCTTCTCCATCATGCCGATATTGCCATGTATGCTTCCAAAAAAGCGGGACGTCAGCAATTTAGTTTTTATCACTCGTATGAATCTAAACAAATTTATCCTATGATTCAAGATTAA
- a CDS encoding response regulator: MVEPNTLKQLRLSLKPYSLLYVEDNVGLNRQAATLFQKIFETVYIAYDGEEGLSLFNRHHPSIVITDITMPKMDGLAMAEAIVKIDPDIKVIITTAHDDPELLHKGIRVGVFDYLVKPIRIENLTETLTRCSDFLKEALHHKIFNTNLHTVFNYQNDLVILLQGQKIVMANQSCLDFFAVQSVEPLQQRFEEFGALLLKHNGFLYNHDGIDWFAEISKNPGKLFNVKIAGADEEHHHFILRYQSIPDQEGYGVLSLNDVSELGLLKLYDAPAVEKERLSKDQKTVRSLLEMAMRNGAKIRAHNLYKGIGITNDAIITEADENGIVLKTPYVQLKAMQFEKEFFLTSELFPIVILCNEIKNFNFDDQSVQFTHYQMVNTSPVRRQSIRVIPDQKLTLTLLYEGHKFETDIVIMDISINSVRLQLPSLPAGFSPKQKVLLDIVLTTGLRPLIINTLSEVYRIHEEPHHFEVVFTYVLHGEDHKSLIDYIAKRQMVLIREFKGMQCEK; this comes from the coding sequence ATGGTTGAACCCAATACATTAAAGCAGCTGCGCCTCTCATTAAAACCCTACTCGCTGTTGTATGTGGAAGATAATGTAGGATTGAACCGTCAAGCAGCTACACTATTTCAAAAAATATTTGAAACTGTTTATATAGCGTATGATGGAGAAGAGGGATTAAGCTTATTTAACCGACATCACCCCTCTATCGTCATTACCGACATTACCATGCCTAAAATGGACGGCTTGGCAATGGCGGAAGCCATTGTAAAAATCGATCCCGACATAAAAGTAATTATCACGACGGCGCATGATGATCCGGAACTTCTGCACAAAGGGATCCGTGTCGGGGTCTTCGATTATTTGGTTAAACCGATCCGTATCGAAAATCTGACCGAAACCCTCACCCGATGCTCCGATTTTTTGAAAGAGGCACTCCATCATAAAATTTTCAATACCAATCTGCATACGGTTTTTAACTACCAAAACGACTTGGTTATTTTGCTTCAGGGGCAAAAAATTGTCATGGCAAACCAATCGTGTCTTGATTTTTTTGCGGTACAGAGTGTTGAACCGTTACAGCAGAGATTTGAAGAATTCGGGGCTCTGCTGCTCAAACACAACGGCTTTTTATACAATCATGACGGAATCGATTGGTTTGCTGAAATATCGAAAAATCCCGGAAAATTGTTTAATGTTAAAATTGCCGGCGCGGATGAAGAACATCATCATTTTATTCTCCGCTACCAGAGTATTCCCGACCAAGAAGGGTATGGAGTCCTTTCACTGAATGATGTAAGCGAGCTGGGACTTCTTAAATTATATGATGCGCCTGCCGTAGAGAAGGAACGTCTCTCGAAAGATCAGAAAACGGTTCGGAGCCTGCTTGAAATGGCAATGAGAAACGGAGCAAAAATCCGGGCTCATAATCTCTATAAAGGTATCGGAATAACAAACGATGCGATCATTACGGAAGCCGATGAGAATGGAATTGTTCTTAAAACGCCGTATGTCCAACTCAAAGCAATGCAGTTTGAAAAAGAGTTTTTTCTAACGTCTGAGCTGTTTCCGATTGTCATTTTATGCAATGAGATAAAAAATTTTAATTTTGATGACCAAAGTGTCCAATTTACACACTATCAGATGGTCAATACCTCGCCGGTACGACGGCAGTCGATTCGGGTAATTCCCGATCAAAAATTAACGCTTACCCTTTTGTATGAAGGGCATAAATTCGAAACGGATATTGTCATAATGGACATTTCGATTAACTCTGTACGGCTGCAGCTTCCGAGCTTGCCCGCCGGATTTTCACCTAAACAGAAAGTATTATTGGATATTGTCCTGACAACCGGCTTACGCCCGTTGATTATCAACACACTGTCTGAAGTCTATCGCATTCATGAAGAGCCGCATCATTTTGAGGTAGTATTTACGTATGTTCTGCATGGAGAGGATCATAAAAGTCTGATTGACTATATTGCTAAAAGGCAAATGGTATTAATCCGGGAATTCAAAGGGATGCAGTGTGAAAAATAA
- a CDS encoding bifunctional diguanylate cyclase/phosphodiesterase produces MILKKSNRLQIDEKESLEDISTGPILNRLMMGLSVMILIGAISVISLLIQQQRNFLNDSFRTRIDEVSSDLQKIIEQQTVGLTLAIQPIAEDERMKAALREGDRNRLLNEWQGVFEAMKKENHLTHFYFLDKNRVCLLRVHNPKKYGDLIDRFTAQKAEWSHKRSSGIEIGPLGTLTLRVVQPIYDHEILIGYIELGKEIEDVLEGLHARTTDNIAVLIHKKYLKRHSWDEGMRMLGRESNWSQLPDDAIIYTSQKKIPEPFLELVRSYKNDRLLHRVTDREISYDEKDWRVTMIPIKDASDKEIGDMMLMNDITLENGKFIRFIAMSATFGMILIGAFLGSVFFLLRRTDLAIRTQQSNLKESEERFEQLAEQSRTFIWEVDSKGKLTYVSDTVEKVLGYRSDELVGKKYFYDFHPPEGKESFKKTVCEVFEGKESFENFTNLAVDREGETVWLTTNGIAMVSNDGTFLGYRGSNTDISERKYSEEKINGLSFFDQLTALPNRTLLMDRLKQAMAAGSRNGKYGALLFIDLDNFKTLNDTLGHEIGDSLLKLVAQRLSGCVREGDTVSRFGGDEFVVVLGELSVSETDAATAGELVAEKILGSLNQPYFLGGINHRSSASIGITLFKGDDTSTDDLMKQADLAMYKSKDAGRNGLSFFDPNMEHTLKERALLEHDLRIGIEEKQFILYYQAQVVNHGHIAGAEALVRWEHPKRGIISPMEFIPVAEEIGLIIPLGEWIMKTACAQLAAWSHIPEMADITIAVNVSARQFSQNDFVEQVLSILHENGANPKKLKLELTESLFLQDVEEVIEKMVALKNEGVSFSLDDFGTGYSSLSYLKRLPLDQLKIDKSFVRDLLIDPNDAIICKSTIALAESMGLSVIAEGVETQEQHHALSEIGCFSYQGYWFSRPVPLSEFEALHKTT; encoded by the coding sequence ATGATTTTGAAGAAATCAAATCGTCTGCAGATTGATGAAAAAGAATCGCTAGAGGATATTTCGACCGGACCTATTCTTAACCGATTAATGATGGGCCTTTCCGTCATGATTCTAATCGGGGCGATCAGTGTCATTAGCCTTTTGATTCAGCAGCAGCGCAATTTTTTAAATGACTCCTTTCGCACACGAATCGACGAAGTATCCAGCGATTTACAAAAAATAATCGAGCAGCAGACGGTGGGATTAACGTTGGCAATTCAGCCTATTGCTGAAGATGAGCGGATGAAAGCAGCGTTGCGTGAAGGAGACCGTAACCGTCTTTTGAATGAATGGCAGGGTGTATTTGAGGCGATGAAGAAAGAAAATCATCTTACCCATTTTTATTTTCTGGACAAAAACAGGGTGTGTCTGCTGCGGGTACACAACCCGAAAAAATATGGGGATTTAATAGATCGTTTTACGGCGCAAAAAGCGGAATGGTCCCATAAACGTTCATCCGGAATTGAGATCGGACCGCTCGGGACATTGACACTGCGTGTTGTTCAACCGATTTATGATCATGAAATATTGATCGGCTACATTGAACTGGGCAAAGAGATCGAAGATGTATTGGAAGGGCTGCATGCACGTACAACGGATAATATCGCAGTATTGATTCATAAAAAGTATTTAAAACGGCATTCGTGGGATGAAGGGATGCGTATGCTGGGACGTGAATCAAACTGGAGTCAACTTCCCGACGATGCTATTATTTATACCTCTCAAAAAAAGATACCGGAGCCATTCTTGGAGTTAGTCCGATCTTATAAGAATGACAGACTCCTCCATAGAGTAACCGATAGGGAAATTTCGTATGATGAAAAAGATTGGCGGGTAACGATGATCCCGATAAAGGACGCATCGGACAAAGAGATCGGCGATATGATGCTGATGAACGATATTACTTTAGAGAACGGAAAGTTCATCCGTTTTATTGCCATGAGCGCTACGTTCGGCATGATCCTGATAGGAGCTTTTTTAGGATCGGTCTTTTTTCTATTACGTCGGACAGATCTTGCTATCCGCACTCAACAAAGCAATCTCAAAGAGAGTGAAGAGCGTTTTGAACAATTAGCTGAGCAGAGCCGGACATTTATATGGGAAGTGGACAGCAAGGGGAAACTTACCTATGTCAGCGATACGGTGGAAAAAGTTTTAGGGTATCGAAGCGATGAGCTCGTCGGAAAAAAATATTTTTATGACTTTCATCCGCCGGAAGGGAAAGAATCGTTCAAAAAAACAGTATGCGAGGTTTTTGAAGGGAAAGAGTCGTTTGAAAACTTCACAAATTTGGCTGTTGACCGTGAGGGTGAAACCGTTTGGCTCACGACTAACGGTATCGCCATGGTAAGCAATGACGGAACCTTTTTAGGCTATCGCGGCAGTAATACGGACATCAGCGAACGGAAATATTCGGAAGAAAAAATCAACGGATTATCCTTTTTTGATCAGTTAACGGCGCTTCCGAACAGGACCCTGTTAATGGACCGTTTGAAGCAGGCGATGGCGGCCGGTTCACGAAACGGAAAGTACGGAGCACTGCTATTTATTGATCTGGATAATTTTAAAACACTGAACGATACCCTCGGGCATGAGATCGGTGACAGCCTTTTAAAGCTTGTCGCACAACGTTTGAGCGGATGTGTACGAGAGGGGGATACCGTTTCCAGATTCGGGGGGGATGAGTTTGTTGTGGTACTCGGAGAACTCAGTGTCAGCGAAACGGATGCCGCCACGGCAGGTGAACTGGTGGCGGAAAAAATTCTCGGTTCTCTAAATCAGCCCTATTTTTTAGGGGGGATTAATCACCGCAGCTCTGCGAGCATAGGGATTACGTTATTCAAAGGCGACGATACGTCAACCGATGATTTGATGAAGCAGGCGGATTTGGCAATGTATAAATCCAAAGATGCCGGGCGCAACGGTCTCAGTTTCTTTGACCCGAATATGGAACATACCCTAAAAGAGCGTGCGCTCTTGGAACATGATCTTCGTATCGGTATCGAAGAAAAACAGTTTATTCTCTATTATCAGGCTCAAGTCGTGAATCATGGACATATTGCCGGCGCCGAAGCATTGGTACGATGGGAACATCCGAAGCGGGGGATAATATCGCCGATGGAGTTTATTCCGGTTGCCGAAGAGATCGGACTTATCATCCCATTGGGAGAATGGATCATGAAAACGGCATGTGCTCAGTTAGCGGCATGGTCACATATTCCGGAGATGGCAGATATTACTATAGCGGTCAATGTCAGTGCACGCCAGTTCAGTCAAAATGATTTTGTTGAGCAAGTCTTATCTATTCTGCATGAAAACGGCGCCAATCCGAAAAAACTTAAATTGGAACTCACGGAGAGCCTTTTTCTCCAAGATGTAGAAGAGGTGATTGAAAAAATGGTTGCTCTGAAAAATGAGGGGGTGAGCTTTTCATTGGATGATTTCGGAACAGGCTATTCGTCTTTGTCCTATTTAAAGCGCCTTCCTCTCGATCAGCTGAAAATCGATAAAAGCTTTGTCCGTGATCTTTTGATTGATCCGAATGATGCCATTATCTGTAAATCGACGATTGCTCTGGCAGAGAGCATGGGACTCTCGGTAATAGCAGAGGGGGTAGAGACGCAAGAACAGCATCATGCTCTTTCAGAGATCGGATGTTTTTCGTATCAGGGGTATTGGTTTAGCCGGCCCGTCCCTTTGAGTGAATTTGAAGCGCTTCATAAAACGACCTAG
- a CDS encoding helix-turn-helix domain-containing protein, with amino-acid sequence MNTHHTIKLCDRCYWDTISETVALHHEIVPLTSNMKKLLKLLIANYNKPISSVDIFLHVWDSYEQEYTPRNVRNLISNLRKRLPCLNIVNYYGGSYMLKKNRESHPVFADHLIEILDQSKNGITISDPSQPDNPVIYINHAFANAFGYSPDEIIGKNCRFLQGDDRDQPALEELRKAMKEQTDVTVILRNYHKSGELIYNEVTISPVFDKKTHKLKYYIGVQKDVTSVQKLIQQIKGMI; translated from the coding sequence ATGAATACTCACCATACAATCAAACTTTGTGACCGATGCTATTGGGACACCATTTCAGAAACCGTTGCATTGCACCATGAAATCGTGCCATTAACCTCTAATATGAAAAAACTTCTTAAATTGCTGATTGCCAATTACAATAAGCCGATCAGCAGTGTCGACATTTTTTTGCATGTATGGGATAGCTATGAACAAGAATATACCCCGAGAAATGTTCGCAATTTAATCAGCAATCTACGTAAACGCCTCCCGTGCCTCAATATCGTCAACTATTACGGCGGAAGCTATATGTTGAAGAAAAATCGCGAAAGCCATCCCGTCTTTGCCGATCATCTGATCGAAATCCTCGATCAATCTAAAAACGGTATCACCATCTCCGATCCTTCCCAGCCTGACAATCCGGTTATCTACATCAACCACGCGTTTGCTAATGCATTTGGCTATTCCCCTGATGAGATTATCGGTAAAAACTGCCGATTTTTACAAGGGGATGATCGGGATCAACCCGCTCTCGAAGAGCTACGCAAAGCAATGAAAGAGCAAACCGATGTCACGGTAATATTACGTAACTACCACAAATCGGGTGAGCTAATCTACAACGAAGTGACTATCAGTCCCGTCTTCGATAAAAAAACACACAAGTTGAAATATTATATAGGGGTCCAAAAAGATGTCACCTCTGTCCAAAAATTGATCCAGCAAATCAAAGGGATGATTTAA